The Delphinus delphis chromosome 2, mDelDel1.2, whole genome shotgun sequence genome segment GGCCTCCTTTGATACCACccgagagggaagggagaaaggtaCTTCATCACTGACAACAGAGGTGGAAGTCTAGGCTCCCCATGCAGTTTCCACTGACACTTGGGGGAGGGGTCCTTATTAATGCCCAGCAAGAATTAAAGTCCCTGCTCCCTAATCACCCTTCTCTGACACTATTCTGGTGTGGGAGTTGGAGTGTCTCGTTACAACCTAGTGAGGGTGGAAGTCTATCTGGCTTATGCTGATGTGGGTGGGGATGAGAACCAGTTTTTTCTGTGTTGGCCTGGAGTACAGCAGTTATTGTTTAAATGAGTTCTGTTTTATAGGCAGGCTTCCCCTTTCCTAGCCTTTTGGCTAGAGAAGGCAGACTTTTGGCTGGGGGTACAGAGGGGCTTTTTGACTACTCCAACTGGCATTTGCAGATTGCCAGCTTTTTCAGCTCCAAGTTTGTGATATATGAGACCCCAGACAAGGGAGAGAATTCACTACTGTGATGTTTCTCGGGTCCCAAGGGCCCTAGCTAATATACTTTCTCCTCTCTACTTTTTagtcttatgtttgttttatgtgTAATGTCCAGGGGTTTTAGTTGTACTTAGTGAGAAGAATAGGGAAAAGCACATCTACCCCACCTTCCCAGAAGCACAAATCCTAAACCTCACTGTATGATATACTTACAGGATTCTCTGTTTCTTGGCTGGTTAGTGATAAAATTTTATAGCAGCTATAAAGATTCATCTTACCTCAGAAGCATGGCTGGTTTCATAAACAGCACAGTACTTGgtacattaaataaatgtttactgaatgaatatcTACCCATATCTATCTAGCAAAATAGTAACTGCTGAGATCTCAAACTGTAAATAAGTTTGAAGTTGATAttagaaaataatggaataattAGGTTTGTATTTCTATGCAGTTCCGTAGTTGGAGGGTGTGGAATCAGTGTTTCATGACTTAAGTGAGCAAAGAGTAAATATAATGGAAGTATCTTACCTGGGACGTATCAATGATGATAGTCACAGCAATACCTGAAAAATTGTGACCTTCAGTTAATTCCTGGTATTTTTCAGGTAGTTTATgtggttaaaatatatatattatttataaatctgtgaagtaaaataggaataaagagCGTTCTTGGTAACTTTTTAGGTGTTTATGGAACACTAGTTGCCTGCATGTTGGGCTAATCTGAAACCTCTACTGCATTGTTTGTAGCagatttcaaagaattttaatagaaaagaTAGTTTATAACTGTTACTACTAAACCAGAGATTCCCTGAAGTATAGACAGTCAGAATTTTGGAATGAGACTAGGATAGCAAATAGAAAAGAACTGGTGCTTTCCCTTGCATgtggaaaaaataactttttaaaaatggcagtAATACTTGTGAACATACAGGATAAGGAcaaaagaggagggaagaataAATGCAAAAGGGGTAAAGTTTTATACATGGTTGGGAATGCTGGAGTGGAATTACCATTGATTGTATTTGTTAATCAAAATGAGAATTTTCTTTCACGATAGTAGCATACACTCTGCCGTAAGCTTGAATTTCCTACTTAATCTCCATGTGAGCTTCATGAAAATTTCGTGCTTTTCACAGCCACTTTAAATAATAATTGATGAGCTAGTAAGAATGACATACACATCCAGTTTATGAGATTTCATCTGTTTTAGAACTAGCCAGGATAGAATAAGTAAATAACGTGATACATTCTTACATCATAATTAACTGATCCTGGGTCCTCCATTTAGGATATGTGAAAATCCCAGTAATTCAGAAACACTCTTTGACTTCCTTATCTTCACTTCTCTGTTGCCCCCAAGTTAGATCAAAAGTGTCATATGTTCAGAAGTTTCTGGTAAGTCTCTGTGATTACCTTTTTTGAACTGTAGAATGCAAAACTCCTATAACTTTCTCTTAGAGTCTTTTAGAACTCTCTTTCATGAGTGTTGTTGATTAATAAGTGGATGGCGTTTGTTAATTAATAGAACCTTTGCATTTACATAGAGATAGTAAAAGGATCTTTAGTAGCACAGATCTAAGTTGTATTAGGAACCAGGGGGATAGTTAACTTAAGTACTTATAGgaagacaccagagagctctttCCCATAAAGCCGTACTACGCATGGGACTTTAATACGTAGCTTTGCAAGGTAACAGAGCAAACTGTCTAAAAAATGGAGATGTAGATAGGGCCTTTGGTTCTCATAGCTAGCATTAAGAAAATCGAGTTCTAAACTGTAAGGTTCTTATTAATGACCTGGGAGATTGTGGGGGGGCATATAATTACATAAtcagaaatttataaaatatgaacagtaaTTTCAGGTAGACTCGTTTCAGTGCTATTTCAAAATCTGTGCTTGTTTTGATTACCTTCAACTAGCCTAAAGAAATTTGTATACAAACTGAcaaactttttacttttaaatcagGTGACTAATAAACATACCAAAAGAATATGGCTGCACAAATACCAGAATCTGATCAGATAAAACAGGTAAGGTATTATAATTAAGGAAAAAGGATTTTGTAAAAAATTAAGGCACTACTGGATATAACCATGTCAGTCAGTGATCTCACAAAATaactatttatatttcatttccaCAGATGGATGTTAAATGATATGAAGCATAttcatttttcagataatttgaaAGATAAtccaggaaataataaatattcaactAGAAAATCTGACTATATTTTGTAGATCATATTATACCCATTTAAGGTAGCAAAAGAACCTTTGATTTCAAGTATTACAGGGTATTTTGCCTAAATACATCAGTATTTAaaacatctttgttttaaaaaccaaatattaaAGAACCTTCTGATTTGTTTGTAGTTTAAGGAATTTCTTGGAACCTACAATAAACTTACAGAAACCTGCTTTTTGGACTGTGTTAAAgacttcacaacaagagaagtaaAACCTGAAGAGGTATGAAAAGTGTTGCCCACTAAAAATTCTCTAAGTTCATCATAAACAATATAAATGGGATCCCCCTAAGCATTTTGCTTGTTCCTAGTTATTACAGGAATTTAGGCTACCTTTTATATGTTCCATTGCTCAGAGGAACTTGAAGCAGCCAGACTCGTGGCACTGAGTTTAAAGATGCCAAATTTAATATCACAGCCACACTGAACTACGGCAGACTTTTTTAGAGAAGGTGCCTGGGACCTGCTGAATACATTGTTCCAAAGCAAAGATTCTTAATAATTAGCTTTCAGTCAAGATGGCCAGGCTAGAGAAACTTGACATGGCTTTCCTATCTGACCTTGAAAACTCAGGTTAATTTTGGAAAAAGTAGAGTTTGAATTTGGTGGCTCATATTGCCTAACCCTATTAGAAGTCTTAACTTTTAATATCCTCttcaaaacatttatatattgGCTAAAAGAGACATAAAATTCCTCCAGTGGAATATGTTGATAAATATTCATGCCAAGAACTTAACATATAACCAGCAAtcaataagtgtttgttaaataaatgacgAAGTTTGAGAGATGCTAAGTACAATAgtcttattaaaaagtaaaaagttgaaaattaagAATGTTGTGAATGGAGTttctcattaaaaagaacaaacctgATACTGGGCCTACATTTTAACAATCAGAATAAGAGATGGGAATGTGGGATTTCAGTTAATATTGAAACACACCTGCAGAAAATCTAGTCCAGAAGGCAGGGACTGACTTACCATTGTTTTTAGTACCTCCAAACTGGTAAGCATTCagtatatattaatttttgtaaatggatGAAAGTATTAACAATTGAAAGCTATGATCACTTGCTACTCATTAATACCATTTAATTCTcagatatattcaaagaaaagaaaaatacccactggttatttttttagaatagatgcaatttcttttaattaatatttttgtgttgACTCTTGGATCTTTTTATTTCTAGACCACCTGTTCAGAGCATTGcttacagaaatatttaaaaatgactcAACGAATATCTATGAGATTTCAGGAATATCATATTCAGCAGAATGAAGCCCTGGCTGCCAAAGCAGGACTCCTTGGCCAACCACGATAGAGAAGTCCTAATGCATGGACTTTTGATGAAAGATTGCCAACAACTGTTGCACTGGAAATGAGGATTCACCTGACAGAATCCCATGAAAGCAGTAGCCACCATGTTAAACCGTCTGTCATGACTGTTTGGCAAACGGAAACCACTGGGGAAACAAAATTGCTGTTTACCAGAATAATCAAAATAGGTCTTATTgttcaatgaaaataataagatgCAACACTTGTTGAGGCCTTAAGATTCAGCAGCTTGGTCACTTGATTAGAGAAATAAACCATGGTTTCTTCAATTATGACTgttaattttaaagcaaaatacgTGTTCAATCATGTatgagatagaaaaaaaattttattactaaaaggaaaataaatggaaatatcacTGAGCAGTTTATACTATATAGCACCATAGCATTCTGACTGGATTGTGGATACATTGAAATGTTTTTCAATCAGGATCATCCTCCAAGTATTCCTGTTCATTCATGTCTGCCTCAAATTGCTggtaaatacataaaatcaatTTAATGCACGATCCTTTTCTTGCCTCCCTTCTTGTGTCAGGGTGGGCACTACACACTCTTATCCTAGCAACATTTTCATGTACCTTCAGGAAACATCCCATCTGAGACTAGCTTGCAAAATGTTTAAGAATTGATTATTGTGCTTTAGTGGAGACtatgttgctttgtgttttattcAAAAGCTGAGAAGCCAACATGAATGATTCCAAGTCAGACCAACAATATACAGTGTACTCTCAGCTACTGCATGTGATCAATGTAATAAAAAGTAAACCAAAGTTAAAGTAGTGTCTTAGAGCTAAATGAATCCTAAAACAAATCCAAACACTGCAGGAAACTCTAGTTGATGCATAAGTACACCCAGCAGTTTGGTATCAAATGATATCCATTCATGAGCCAATTTATTAATAGGTATTAGTCTGCTTACATTTACCAATATAAACTTGTACTCAAGAGAACACTAACTAGCCTATATGTTTAAATTTACCAAAGTGATTTCTATGTTTTGTCATATTATTGGAAAGTAGAAGTATTATTCTGCTTTGATAATTTACAGTTTTCTGTATTATATCTAATTTTTAAGCCATTAGGTCATTTAACTAACAATACCATTTAACTTATAGACCTCTGTTGACATTGCAGTCAGTCAATAATTGTGATGTCTTTGAAAGTACAAAGATAAACAGTGTTAACAATGTTAACTTTAAAGTTGAAATGTTGAAACGTataatactcaacaaaatatacAATTCATTATGGTCAAAGGAACATGAAAGAATAAGCTTGTTTCATCTGAAgacaagaaaagcaaacaaaaattcgGAGATCTTACTCATTTAAAACTTTGGGCCATTCACACACATATCAATACTTCACTGTTTCTACGTAATTAAGCCCAACATGGTTATTTACAGTGTTCATTTCACAAAGATAATT includes the following:
- the TIMM9 gene encoding mitochondrial import inner membrane translocase subunit Tim9 translates to MAAQIPESDQIKQFKEFLGTYNKLTETCFLDCVKDFTTREVKPEETTCSEHCLQKYLKMTQRISMRFQEYHIQQNEALAAKAGLLGQPR